A single genomic interval of Stenotrophomonas sp. ZAC14D1_NAIMI4_1 harbors:
- a CDS encoding hotdog fold thioesterase, with protein sequence MTQVFREAVSIDQLNTLSRGTAIDTLGITFTAAGDDWLQATMPVDERTRQPYGILHGGASVVLAETLGSSAGNLCVDTGKQVCVGLEINANHVRAVRSGAVTGTARAVHVGRSTQLWEIRIEDEQGRLVCISRLTLAVVAAGHG encoded by the coding sequence ATGACCCAGGTGTTCCGCGAAGCCGTCTCCATCGACCAGCTCAACACGCTCAGCCGTGGCACGGCCATCGATACCCTGGGCATCACCTTCACCGCCGCCGGCGATGACTGGCTGCAGGCCACCATGCCGGTCGACGAGCGCACCCGCCAGCCGTACGGCATCCTGCACGGCGGCGCCTCGGTGGTGCTGGCCGAGACCCTGGGCAGCAGCGCCGGCAATCTCTGCGTGGATACCGGTAAGCAGGTCTGCGTGGGCCTGGAGATCAACGCCAACCACGTGCGCGCCGTGCGCAGCGGCGCCGTTACCGGCACCGCGCGTGCAGTGCACGTGGGCCGCAGCACCCAGCTGTGGGAAATCCGCATTGAAGACGAACAGGGCCGGCTGGTGTGCATCTCGCGGCTGACCCTGGCGGTGGTGGCCGCAGGCCACGGCTGA
- a CDS encoding 3-oxoacyl-[acyl-carrier-protein] synthase III C-terminal domain-containing protein, whose translation MPGPAAPAALPLRIIASGAYLPRQRVPSEQFDRRWNKSAGWVERHSGVASRRHAAADERASWMGAQAARQALQQAALAATDIDCIVSACGVMEQAIPCQAVLVQRALGLGDSGIPSFDVNATCLGFVVALEMAGSLLALGRYRRVLIVCSDVPSAGLDPDDLLTAPLFGDGAVAMLVERAADGAASALLATRLRTYGDGAGLCQVPTCGTGMRLFDDVDAYRAAHHFQMQGKALYREAARRLPGFLQDLLDSAGTALDACDVIVPHQASGQALDHLQRVLGLPPQRLVRILREHGNQLAASLPMALHQALIDGCLPRGGQALLIGTGAGLALGGAVLRY comes from the coding sequence ATGCCCGGCCCGGCTGCCCCTGCTGCATTGCCGCTGCGGATCATCGCCAGCGGCGCCTACCTGCCACGCCAGCGCGTGCCATCGGAGCAGTTCGACCGGCGCTGGAACAAGTCGGCCGGCTGGGTCGAGCGGCACAGTGGCGTGGCCAGCCGCCGCCATGCGGCAGCCGATGAGCGCGCCTCGTGGATGGGCGCGCAGGCGGCACGGCAGGCCCTGCAGCAGGCCGCGCTGGCTGCCACCGATATCGACTGCATCGTCTCCGCCTGCGGGGTGATGGAGCAGGCCATTCCCTGCCAGGCCGTGCTGGTGCAGCGCGCCCTCGGCCTGGGCGACAGCGGCATCCCGTCCTTCGACGTCAACGCCACCTGCCTGGGCTTCGTGGTGGCGCTGGAAATGGCCGGCAGTCTGCTGGCGCTGGGCCGCTACCGCCGCGTGCTGATCGTCTGCAGCGATGTTCCCAGTGCCGGCCTCGACCCGGACGATCTGCTGACCGCACCGCTGTTCGGCGATGGCGCGGTGGCGATGCTGGTTGAACGCGCCGCCGACGGCGCGGCCTCGGCGCTGCTGGCGACCCGCCTGCGCACCTATGGCGACGGCGCCGGACTGTGCCAGGTGCCGACCTGTGGCACCGGCATGCGCCTGTTCGATGATGTCGATGCCTACCGCGCGGCCCACCATTTCCAGATGCAGGGCAAGGCGCTGTACCGCGAAGCCGCGCGGCGCCTGCCCGGCTTCCTGCAGGACCTGCTGGACAGCGCCGGCACCGCGCTGGACGCGTGCGATGTGATCGTGCCGCACCAGGCCAGCGGCCAGGCCCTGGACCACCTGCAGCGCGTGCTGGGCCTGCCGCCGCAGCGGCTGGTGCGCATCCTGCGCGAGCACGGCAACCAGCTGGCAGCGTCGTTGCCGATGGCCCTGCACCAGGCGCTCATCGACGGTTGCCTGCCGCGCGGCGGCCAGGCCCTGCTGATCGGCACCGGCGCCGGCCTGGCGCTGGGCGGCGCGGTACTGCGCTACTGA